In a genomic window of Drosophila takahashii strain IR98-3 E-12201 chromosome 3L, DtakHiC1v2, whole genome shotgun sequence:
- the Mgat4a gene encoding alpha-1,3-mannosyl-glycoprotein 4-beta-N-acetylglucosaminyltransferase A: MFKIRQRNCMLIVTALVLAPCIVILMVMGPELSTEQSLTQRLAECHMRLQYLESMYRARQEDVALLSQYLGQLQSVNVTGASAPPPPLPVVNLLDGLSPEARQLLRNASHFSKGGGGNGSMARSQNIRLPNAYHFLPHLLDDAGSLRPAYLQSKGRSDVSIVLGVPTVRREKQSYLLGTLHNLIENMNDEEQNETLIIVYIGETDLDSVQLIARQIETSFEQYVDSGLIDIIAPAPSYYPNFERLRITLNDPLERVKWRSKQNLDFAYLMAYAHSKGTFYVQLEDDILTKRQFITTMKKFALIKSALTKPDQPAWFVLDFCQLGFIGKMFKSAELPYLITYFQMFYNDKPVDWLLTYFIESKVCRTDKDQKHCNAEKAKYWQHFRKSLFQHIGTSSSLRGKVQKLKDKQFGSKVPQYYAHTHNPPAVVKSNIAPYKNYLLKRAYRGESYFWGLLPQPGDLVQIVFERPTQLRHYLFRSGNSEHPSDRFYNTTVELLPADTLSENSSVWSNYNTTTDGYLVVGSFDSLGVAEGLLDAKIGAIKELRLHVHSDSENWALLSEIELQEWSSDPKSEANAAKPRFVAGS, from the coding sequence ATGTTCAAGATTAGGCAGCGGAACTGCATGCTGATTGTGACGGCCCTGGTGCTGGCGCCCTGCATAGTGATCCTGATGGTGATGGGACCCGAGCTATCCACAGAACAGTCGCTAACACAGCGCCTGGCCGAGTGCCATATGCGGTTGCAGTACCTGGAGTCCATGTACCGCGCTCGCCAAGAGGATGTGGCGCTGCTTTCCCAGTACCTGGGCCAGTTGCAGAGCGTCAATGTGACGGGAGCTAGtgctccgccgccgcctctgCCTGTGGTCAATCTGCTGGACGGACTGAGTCCCGAGGCCAGGCAGCTGCTGCGAAATGCCTCGCATTTCAGCAAAGGTGGCGGTGGCAATGGTTCGATGGCCAGGAGCCAGAACATCAGACTACCGAATGCCTATCACTTTCTGCCGCATCTCCTGGACGATGCGGGTTCCCTGCGACCAGCCTACTTGCAGAGCAAGGGCCGCTCCGATGTCAGCATTGTTCTGGGTGTGCCCACCGTGCGGAGGGAGAAGCAATCGTATCTGCTCGGAACCCTCCACAATCTCATCGAGAACATGAACGACGAGGAGCAAAACGAAACGCTGATCATTGTCTATATCGGGGAAACAGATCTGGATTCCGTGCAACTGATTGCCCGGCAAATTGAGACGAGTTTTGAGCAGTACGTGGACAGTGGACTGATTGATATAATAGCACCTGCTCCCAGCTACTATCCCAATTTCGAAAGACTTCGCATCACCCTGAACGATCCCTTGGAGCGCGTTAAATGGCGCAGCAAGCAGAACTTGGACTTTGCCTACCTGATGGCCTATGCCCATTCGAAGGGCACCTTTTACGTTCAGCTGGAGGATGATATACTGACCAAGCGGCAGTTTATCACCACAATGAAGAAATTCGCCTTGATCAAGAGCGCCCTAACGAAACCCGATCAGCCGGCCTGGTTTGTGTTGGACTTTTGTCAGCTTGGCTTTATTGGCAAGATGTTCAAGAGTGCTGAGCTGCCATACCTGATCACCTATTTCCAAATGTTCTACAATGACAAGCCCGTTGACTGGTTACTGACCTATTTTATTGAGTCCAAGGTGTGTCGAACGGACAAGGATCAGAAGCATTGCAATGCGGAAAAGGCCAAGTACTGGCAGCACTTTCGAAAGTCCCTATTCCAGCACATTGGCACAAGTTCGTCGCTGAGGGGAAAGGTTCAAAAGCTAAAGGACAAGCAGTTTGGCAGCAAGGTGCCGCAGTATTATGCCCATACACATAATCCGCCGGCCGTGGTTAAGTCCAACATTGCTCCCTATAAGAACTATCTGCTGAAACGAGCGTATAGAGGAGAGTCCTACTTCTGGGGCTTGCTACCGCAGCCCGGGGATTTGGTGCAGATTGTATTCGAGCGTCCCACGCAGCTGAGGCACTACCTTTTCCGCAGTGGTAACTCGGAGCATCCTTCGGATAGGTTCTACAACACCACAGTGGAGCTGCTGCCAGCGGATACGCTGAGCGAGAACTCCTCTGTTTGGAGCAACTACAACACCACCACGGATGGCTATCTGGTAGTGGGTTCGTTTGACAGCTTAGGCGTGGCCGAGGGTCTGTTGGATGCCAAGATCGGTGCCATTAAGGAGCTGCGCCTCCACGTGCACAGTGACAGCGAGAATTGGGCCCTGCTTAGCGAGATCGAACTTCAGGAGTGGAGCAGCGATCCCAAATCGGAGGCGAATGCAGCGAAGCCACGGTTTGTGGCGGGAAGCTGA
- the Mgat4b gene encoding alpha-1,3-mannosyl-glycoprotein 4-beta-N-acetylglucosaminyltransferase B: MKVINIRWKICLPGFLVITYMISALLFLGMDLTNIEPVEPKVVKNHTKAVRKFLRTDHRTQETGLRSPEVKPRYRYSGGRSGVKFVIGVPTVLRPKRNYVLQTVDFLIRRMTPEQLDHSLIVIYVGETKLQFAKFIVKQLNVNHSMHLRAGLIDVIAPPLNYYPNFSSLHITLHDDPQRVQWRTKQNLDYIYLMSYARGKGSYYLQLEDDVLANEGFLDYIQKFAMLHGHFRFQADWIVMSFSDLGFIGKLFPTSVLDSFVAYLQLFYNDQPIDWLLQSFVTLQSCRWDSISSPDCQRDFESRLVRAAQSQFQHMGALSSLPKKKQHQKDGLFNRNIGKQRMQHLRQPLNLIASHRNSLLKQNPNLQTGETFIWIYMPQMPKMIEYLIRNQYKKSQIRIRNAKETDINLAEFSVELVKGSPTLVVNSSSNEQIGFVMSQTVKKFDDKNKNGDELPFNYMYYYIKEEPEGLTWFRRFFWASNGSCGQKLSLFSYWFLTIFYLGEEQLRKQLIVK; encoded by the coding sequence ATGAAGGTGATTAACATTCGTTGGAAGATTTGCCTGCCGGGTTTTTTGGTGATAACTTATATGATAAGTGCATTGCTGTTCTTGGGAATGGATTTAACCAATATTGAGCCGGTCGAGCCGAAAGTGGTAAAAAATCATACCAAGGCAGTGAGAAAGTTTTTAAGAACGGACCATAGGACCCAGGAGACGGGGCTAAGAAGCCCGGAGGTTAAGCCCCGATATCGCTATAGCGGCGGCAGGTCTGGAGTAAAGTTTGTGATTGGAGTGCCCACTGTACTGCGACCCAAAAGAAACTATGTGCTCCAAACCGTGGACTTTTTGATCCGTCGCATGACTCCGGAGCAGCTCGACCATAGCCTAATTGTGATTTATGTGGGCGAAACTAAGCTCCAGTTTGCCAAGTTCATTGTAAAGCAATTGAATGTGAACCATTCGATGCATTTGCGAGCGGGCCTGATCGATGTGATTGCTCCACCATTGAACTACTATCCGAACTTCTCGTCACTGCACATCACTCTGCACGACGATCCACAGCGAGTTCAGTGGAGGACCAAGCAGAACCTGGACTACATATACCTGATGTCCTATGCCAGAGGAAAGGGCTCGTACTACCTGCAGTTGGAGGACGATGTGTTGGCGAACGAGGGATTTTTGGACTACATTCAGAAGTTTGCCATGCTGCATGGTCACTTTCGGTTCCAGGCCGATTGGATTGTGATGAGCTTCAGTGATCTGGGCTTCATTGGGAAGCTCTTTCCCACCTCCGTTCTGGATTCCTTTGTGGCCTACCTGCAATTGTTCTACAATGACCAACCCATAGATTGGCTCCTCCAGAGTTTTGTGACCCTGCAGAGCTGTCGCTGGGATAGTATTTCTAGTCCAGACTGTCAGAGGGACTTTGAATCCAGACTAGTTCGTGCTGCTCAATCTCAGTTCCAGCACATGGGCGCATTATCCTCGCTGCCGAAAAAGAAGCAGCATCAAAAGGATGGTTTATTCAATCGCAATATCGGCAAACAGCGCATGCAACATCTGCGACAACCCCTTAACCTGATCGCTTCCCATCGAAACTCACTCTTGAAACAGAATCCCAACCTGCAAACGGGCGAAACTTTTATTTGGATTTATATGCCGCAGATGCCCAAGATGATCGAGTATCTGATAAGGAATCAGTACAAGAAGTCCCAGATCCGCATTCGTAATGCCAAGGAAACGGACATAAATCTCGCCGAGTTTAGTGTGGAATTGGTGAAGGGATCGCCCACGCTGGTGGTGAACAGCTCCTCCAACGAGCAAATTGGCTTCGTTATGAGCCAAACCGTCAAAAAGTTCGATGACAAAAATAAGAATGGCGACGAGTTGCCCTTCAATTACATGTACTACTATATAAAAGAAGAGCCCGAGGGACTCACATGGTTCCGACGATTCTTTTGGGCCTCCAACGGATCGTGTGGTCAAAAACTGTCATTGTTTTCATATTGGTTTCTGACAATATTTTACTTGGGTGAAGAACAATTACGAAAACAATtaattgtgaaataa
- the mop gene encoding tyrosine-protein phosphatase non-receptor type 23, whose product MEAVPRLHMLWFALKSSPEGTSFAALKKYIAEFYHEDPEAYSKEVHALETLRNQAMRTTKDGAPVMKRYYCQLHALQNRFPQLADRGIFTFTWKDLYHSAVHEVSDLRFERAAVLFNIAASHTQSGASVTRGDVDGMKMACTHFQAAAWAYGELRERYANVNSGGDFMTPELLVFQQQVCFAQAQECILEKSLIDNRKPHIVAKVTAQIVVYYGAALAALLTGGDEGPVAQVIDSSVYKLWKKYVRFKINYLNCILYLYQGQHSEEKRQMGERVTLYQASWDKLEEARKESKGLPDQREINESLSFTADVVEAKRKNAKNENEFIYHESVPELSTIAAVQGANLVNGIGFQVTDEEHAGPDLFARLVPMKAHEASSLYSEEKAKLLRKYGALLEEKDTQLEAYMSSLTLDNLNINEEQANKLPQGIVDRCAALNANKTAISDLVEAMSQLAEITADVETNLAEISQMLEAESKAEREFQSASGVQRTPNAHITELTREFQKYSEAHARAGESNNTLRKAMSLHVNNLKILARPLPEIQQLMPKLSSELNTTEIFRDVKLILNKVNEMKAQRAQFHADLRIAINEDDITGKVIAHGGQEGLQALFATELGKHDKLTELLDQNMVAQANILQALTENYAKAAPVLKTLQDVKQKREHFYSSLAASYDVYEDLLAKSAKGLEFYKKLAGNVQKLLTRYRSARDVQSEERQQRMQSVKAAAVVPPVSSKPTAEAAPLPAVSSTPKLRDYLKAKAAMADASNPTTAGYLPTVRPVPVGSENPTQAACSYATAPPNEPPPPYSLTQQQYFDPSAAGYTNPMYQQQQQHIAPPAYKAQASPNSQTLHGAMAQMNLQAQAQDSNQASLGYSYGYPSGAVPPLAYAPPGTAPASSASQGFNVQQPLYVATSGNPHPVSNPSDVPSSLQAPYVVNQMANTYQTAAGYSGQAYQQVTAQNQQAASGYQQSLGYAPNQTAQQQQPAGYPQSQTPQQQSGGYSQQPPTGYSQSLTPQQAPGYPQQQQQIAGYSQYQQSAGITQPQTPHQQHTGYPQTPQQQATGYPQSQTPQQQPAGYPQSQTPQQQPAGYPQSQTPQQPLAYQQQPSGYPPQQQPSLYPSQAVQASPQSIPGQQTTSQIPVPYPQQYSDANATPAPASGVSPVPSAAPPTSSQASAVTSPQPSATYTSYSNHPGYSFNPQTGVYEYSSGYQQDSSSLKGSQASQGYQFSQSGKQQSVGTTDSENANRSSSATGFNSPIVSHTKANLPAQETISSEEGKESSNYYSAPYGYHGSLTPQPQQQHQPTPTPPTNGTGSIYMQSGASSTAQTQTTTSGPPYTSSTASAKPEPKTEVVAPKVTSNVDLLSDLDIDCSVAVPPPMLPLPVLQPQVVATPTPPGSQVSAPVKAESVVEPTAPKTPDIPPVAVEEISSTPVSIPAAPRCTSLDNLSNCSDLSSLENFDWDSVSLTHSATETQPKPAAANGHSNNFAFQVETFTDEKTTKYFQKEVESYEKLLENLHVKMLNGKTQLGAKWQELQQKLDKEASANKRSTTIAKLFPEKNRSLDCLPYDHARVKLDKQTDDYINAAYMKNLSAGCPNFIVAQTPQANTINDFWSMIWSEKSRTVVCLHTTNELFDPYWPQSLDQPTHYDDYTVTCVKIQQLSHCSEYQLKLSMHGADAVLDLSLLQLKQWTKGAPAQLLGVAQNALETHRARCQAANAPNSPLIMNCLTGSERSELVAIGVCAIIATQNKQPILINTVDVWSRICVQRQNSLRDSAILEQSMQIVLCNAHNVLNKRGIMTSYQMKMAPQVTAKEQQETKDPLNELDALWKLK is encoded by the exons ATGGAGGCGGTGCCGCGTTTGCATATGCTGTGGTTCGCCCTGAAATCGAGTCCCGAGGGAACCTCCTTTGCGGCTTTGAAGAAG TACATTGCTGAATTCTACCATGAAGACCCCGAGGCGTACTCCAAGGAGGTCCATGCCCTGGAGACCCTTCGCAACCAGGCCATGCGCACCACCAAGGACGGGGCGCCGGTGATGAAGCGCTACTACTGCCAGCTGCACGCCCTCCAGAATCGATTTCCCCAGCTGGCGGATCGGGGGATCTTCACCTTCACGTGGAAGGATCTCTATCACAGCGCCGTTCACGAGGTCAGCGACCTGCGATTCGAGCGGGCGGCAGTGCTGTTCAACATTGCCGCATCGCACACACAATCGGGAGCCTCGGTGACCCGCGGCGATGTGGACGGCATGAAGATGGCCTGCACACATTTCCAGGCGGCAGCTTGGGCCTATGGAGAGCTGCGGGAACGCTATGCGAATGTCAATAGTGGCGGGGATTTCATGACCCCGGAGCTGCTGGTGTTCCAGCAACAGGTGTGCTTTGCTCAAGCCCAGGAATGCATTCTGGAGAAGTCCCTCATTGATAACAGGAAGCCACACATTGTGGCCAAGGTTACGGCGCAGATTGTGGTCTACTATGGAGCTGCACTGGCTGCTCTGCTCACCGGAGGAGATGAGGGTCCAGTGGCCCAGGTCATCGATAGCTCTGTTTACAAGTTGTGGAAGAAGTACGTTCGCTTTAAGATCAACTATCTCAACTGCATCTTGTACCTGTACCAAGGACAGCATTCCGAGGAGAAGCGGCAGATGGGCGAAAGGGTGACTCTCTACCAG GCCTCTTGGGACAAACTGGAGGAGGCAAGGAAAGAGTCCAAGGGTCTGCCCGATCAGCGTGAGATCAACGAATCCCTCAGCTTCACCGCTGATGTTGTCGAGGCCAAGCGCAAGAATGCCAAAAACGAGAACGAGTTCATTTACCACGAGTCTGTGCCGGAACTCTCCACCATTGCAGCGGTCCAGGGTGCCAATCTGGTCAACGGGATTGGCTTTCAAGTAACCGACGAGGAGCACGCGGGACCGGATTTATTTGCCAGACTGGTGCCCATGAAGGCCCACGAGGCCAGTTCGCTGTACAGCGAGGAGAAGGCAAAACTGCTGCGAAAGTACGGAGCCCTGCTGGAGGAGAAGGACACCCAACTGGAGGCCTACATGAGCTCGCTCACCCTGGATAACTTGAATATCAACGAGGAGCAGGCCAATAAGTTGCCCCAGGGCATCGTCGATCGCTGTGCCGCCTTGAATGCCAACAAAACGGCTATAAGCGATCTTGTAGAGGCCATGTCCCAGCTGGCTGAGATTACAGCCGATGTGGAGACGAATCTGGCAGAGATATCGCAGATGTTGGAGGCGGAATCCAAAGCGGAGCGGGAATTCCAGTCCGCCAGCGGCGTTCAGCGCACTCCAAATGCTCATATAACCGAGTTAACCCGAGAGTTTCAGAAGTACAGTGAAGCTCATGCCCGAGCGGGCGAATCCAATAATACCCTACGAAAAGCCATGAGCCTGCATGTGAATAACCTGAAAATCCTGGCCAGACCCTTGCCTGAAATCCAACAACTGATGCCCAAACTGAGTTCAGAGCTGAATACTACCGAAATCTTCAGGGACGTGAAGCTCATCCTGAATAAAGTCAACGAAATGAAGGCCCAACGCGCTCAGTTTCATGCGGACTTGCGGATAGCCATTAATGAGGATGATATTACTGGCAAAGTGATTGCCCATGGTGGGCAGGAGGGTCTCCAGGCTTTGTTCGCCACCGAACTGGGAAAGCACGATAAGCTCACCGAACTGCTGGATCAGAATATGGTGGCTCAGGCGAATATTCTGCAGGCTCTAACTGAAAACTATGCCAAGGCGGCACCAGTTTTGAAGACCCTGCAGGACGTAAAGCAGAAACGGGAGCACTTTTACAGTTCTCTGGCGGCCTCCTATGACGTTTACGAGGATCTGCTGGCCAAATCCGCCAAAGGTTTGGAATTCTACAAGAAACTGGCCGGAAATGTGCAGAAGCTTCTCACGCGATACAGATCCGCCAGGGATGTTCAATCCGAAGAGCGCCAGCAAAGAATGCAGAGTGTAAaagcggcggcggtggtgccTCCAGTTTCCAGTAAACCCACTGCGGAAGCAGCTCCTCTGCCCGCAGTTAGTAGCACTCCCAAACTGAGGGATTATCTCAAGGCCAAGGCAGCGATGGCGGATGCCTCGAATCCCACAACTGCCGGCTATTTGCCCACAGTGCGTCCGGTGCCGGTGGGCTCGGAGAATCCCACCCAGGCCGCTTGTTCCTATGCCACCGCGCCGCCGAATGAGCCACCTCCACCGTACAGCCTCACACAGCAGCAGTATTTCGATCCCAGTGCCGCTGGCTACACGAATCCCAtgtatcagcagcagcagcagcacattGCTCCTCCGGCCTACAAGGCTCAGGCATCGCCGAATTCGCAGACCCTGCACGGAGCAATGGCTCAGATGAATCTGCAGGCGCAGGCGCAGGACAGCAACCAAGCGAGCTTGGGATACAGTTACGGATATCCAAGTGGTGCAGTGCCGCCTCTGGCCTATGCGCCACCTGGAACAGCACCAGCAAGCTCGGCTTCCCAGGGATTCAACGTCCAGCAACCGTTGTACGTGGCTACTTCGGGCAATCCCCATCCTGTTTCGAATCCCAGTGATGTGCCCTCCTCCCTGCAGGCGCCTTATGTGGTCAATCAAATGGCTAATACTTACCAAACAGCGGCTGGATATTCAGGACAGGCTTATCAACAGGTGACTGCTCAAAATCAACAGGCAGCCTCTGGCTATCAACAGTCTTTGGGCTATGCGCCAAACCAGacggcgcagcagcagcagcctgcGGGATATCCGCAATCCCAAACACCACAGCAACAGAGTGGAGGTTATTCCCAGCAGCCACCAACAGGATATTCCCAATCTTTGACGCCTCAGCAAGCCCCAGGATATccccagcaacagcaacagatcGCCGGTTATTCCCAGTATCAGCAATCCGCGGGAATTACACAGCCGCAGACACCTCACCAACAACATACGGGTTATCCGCAGACACCACAGCAACAGGCAACAGGATATCCCCAATCTCAGACACCTCAACAACAGCCAGCAGGATATCCCCAATCTCAGACACCCCAGCAACAGCCAGCAGGATATCCGCAATCCCAGACACCTCAACAACCACTGGCATATCAGCAGCAACCATCGGGCTATCCACCACAGCAACAACCTTCACTGTATCCCTCGCAGGCTGTCCAAGCATCGCCTCAATCCATTCCTGGCCAGCAGACCACGTCACAGATTCCTGTGCCGTATCCTCAGCAATACAGTGATGCCAATGCTACTCCGGCTCCAGCTTCTGGTGTTTCTCCTGTTCCGAGTGCTGCTCCACCCACTTCATCTCAAGCTTCAGCTGTTACATCTCCTCAGCCCTCAGCCACCTACACCAGCTATTCCAACCATCCTGGCTACAGCTTTAATCCGCAGACGGGTGTATACGAGTACAGCAGTGGCTATCAGCAGGACAGCAGCTCCTTGAAGGGATCCCAGGCATCTCAGGGCTACCAGTTCAGCCAGAGTGGCAAGCAGCAGTCGGTAGGAACCACAGACTCGGAGAACGCCAATCGCAGCAGTTCGGCCACGGGATTCAAT TCACCCATCGTGTCGCACACCAAGGCTAATCTGCCGGCCCAGGAAACCATTTCATCGGAAGAGGGCAAGGAGTCGTCCAACTACTACTCGGCTCCTTACGGCTACCATGGCAGTCTAACACcccagccgcagcagcaacatcagcccaCTCCCACGCCTCCAACGAACGGCACGGGCTCCATTTACATGCAGAGTGGGGCGAGCAGCACTGCCCAGACGCAAACAACCACCAGTGGACCACCCTACACCTCCTCCACGGCTTCAGCCAAGCCGGAACCCAAGACGGAGGTGGTGGCTCCCAAGGTAACCAGCAATGTGGATCTGCTTAGCGACCTGGACATCGACTGCTCTGTGGCTGTACCGCCGCCAATGTTGCCGCTGCCCGTGCTGCAGCCCCAGGTGGTGGCTACTCCCACGCCCCCCGGAAGTCAGGTGTCGGCACCTGTTAAAGCCGAAAGTGTTGTGGag CCCACTGCACCCAAAACGCCTGATATTCCTCCAGTGGCCGTCGAAGAAATATCTTCAACTCCAGTTTCTATACCAGCAGCTCCCAGGTGCACCAGTCTGGATAACCTGTCCAACTGTTCTGACCTAAGTTCGCTGGAGAACTTCGATTGGGACTCGGTCTCGCTTACACATTCCGCCACTGAAACTCAGCCAAAGCCAGCTGCTGCCAATGGCCATTCGAACAATTTTGCATTCCAAGTCGAAACATTTACCGATGAGAAGACGacgaaatatttccaaaaagaGGTGGAGAGCTACGAAAAGTTGCTGGAAAATCTTCACGTGAAAATGCTGAACGGGAAAACCCAACTAGGAGCCAAATGGCAGGAGTTGCAGCAGAAGCTGGACAAAGAAGCGAGTGCCAACAAGCGATCCACCACCATTGCAAAATTGTTCCCTGAGAAGAATCGATCGCTGGACTGCCTGCCCTACGATCATGCTAGAGTGAAACTGGACAAGCAGACAGATGACTACATAAATGCAGCCTACATGAAG AACTTGAGTGCCGGCTGTCCCAATTTCATCGTTGCTCAGACACCACAGGCGAATACTATTAACGATTTCTGGTCGATGATATGGTCAGAAAAGTCACGAACTGTGGTTTGTCTGCATACCACAAACGAG ctttttgaTCCCTACTGGCCTCAGTCACTGGATCAGCCCACTCACTACGATGATTACACCGTGACCTGTGTGAAAATACAGCAACTGAGTCACTGTTCCGAGTACCAACTCAAATTATCCATGCATGGGGCAGATGCCGTGTTGGATTTATCTCTTCTGCAGCTAAAACAGTGGACCAAGGG AGCACCCGCTCAACTTTTGGGAGTGGCTCAAAATGCCCTGGAGACCCATCGAGCGCGTTGCCAGGCGGCTAATGCACCCAATTCCCCGCTCATTATGAATTGTTTAACGGGCTCAGAGCGTTCCGAACTAGTGGCCATTGGTGTATGTGCTATCATAGCCACCCAAAACAAGCAGCCAATTCTGATTA ATACGGTTGATGTTTGGTCGCGCATTTGTGTGCAGCGTCAAAATTCCCTAAGGGATTCAGCCATCCTGGAACAGTCCATGCAAATTGTGCTTTGCAATGCTCACAATGTGCTTAACAAGC GTGGCATAATGACCTCATATCAAATGAAGATGGCTCCGCAGGTGACTgccaaggagcagcaggagacCAAGGATCCGCTTAACGAATTGGATGCACTTTGGAAGCTGAAATAA